In a single window of the Nodularia spumigena CCY9414 genome:
- a CDS encoding CsbD family protein, translating to MSIEDRAKATAKNIEGKAQEALGNVTGDPEDKAEGKAKQAESQLRHGVEDIKDKAKEKLN from the coding sequence ATGAGCATAGAAGATCGCGCCAAAGCCACAGCGAAAAATATCGAAGGTAAAGCTCAAGAAGCACTGGGAAATGTTACCGGAGATCCAGAAGATAAGGCTGAAGGTAAAGCAAAACAAGCCGAAAGTCAACTGCGTCACGGTGTAGAAGACATCAAAGATAAAGCGAAAGAAAAGCTAAATTAG
- the rpe gene encoding ribulose-phosphate 3-epimerase, giving the protein MTQKPSQKPIVISPSILSADFSRLGDEIRAVDAAGADWIHVDVMDGRFVPNITIGPLVVEAIRPVTTKPLDVHLMIVEPEKYVEDFAKAGADIISVHCEHNASPHLHRTLGQIRELGKKAGVVLNPGTPLVLIEHVLDLCDLILIMSVNPGFGGQSFIPGVLPKIRQLRQMCDERGLDPWIEVDGGLKANNTWQVLEAGANAIVAGSAVFKAPDYAEAVSSIRNSKRPAQELAKV; this is encoded by the coding sequence ATGACCCAAAAACCATCTCAAAAGCCCATTGTGATCTCTCCATCTATCTTATCAGCAGATTTTAGTCGTCTAGGCGACGAGATTCGGGCTGTAGATGCCGCCGGAGCTGATTGGATTCATGTTGACGTAATGGATGGTCGTTTCGTACCTAACATTACAATAGGTCCTCTGGTTGTGGAGGCAATTCGCCCAGTGACAACCAAGCCACTGGATGTCCACTTGATGATTGTGGAACCAGAAAAGTATGTAGAAGATTTTGCCAAAGCAGGTGCTGATATTATTTCCGTACATTGCGAGCATAATGCTTCCCCCCACCTGCACCGGACATTGGGACAAATCAGAGAACTAGGAAAGAAAGCCGGCGTTGTACTCAACCCCGGTACTCCTTTAGTGCTAATTGAACACGTTCTCGACCTGTGCGATTTAATCCTGATTATGAGCGTTAACCCCGGCTTTGGCGGTCAAAGCTTTATCCCCGGTGTATTGCCCAAAATCCGTCAATTGCGCCAAATGTGTGATGAGCGCGGTTTAGACCCCTGGATTGAAGTGGATGGGGGACTCAAGGCTAATAATACTTGGCAGGTTTTGGAAGCTGGAGCTAATGCGATTGTGGCTGGTTCAGCTGTATTTAAAGCCCCAGATTACGCTGAAGCTGTGTCATCTATTCGTAATAGTAAGCGCCCTGCACAAGAATTGGCAAAGGTTTAA
- the uvrB gene encoding excinuclease ABC subunit UvrB → MTGFCLQAPFIPTGDQPQAIAQLTSSIQSGNRYQTLLGATGTGKTFSIAAVIEKVGRPTLVLAHNKTLAAQLCNELREFFPHNAVEYFVSYYDYYQPEAYIPVSDTYIEKTSSINDEIDMLRHSATRSLFERRDVIVVASISCIYGLGIPSEYLKAAIPFQIGMEVNQRQILRDLASVQYSRNDIEMGRGRFRVRGDVLEIGPAYEDRIIRVEFFGDEIDAIRYIDPVTGEIIRSLEAVNVYPARHFVTPQERLEIACDEIAAELKQQQAELEQAGKLLEAQRIDQRTRYDLEMLREVGFCNGVENYSRHLAGRQAGAPPECLIDYFPKDWLLVIDESHVTVPQIRGMYNGDQARKKVLIDHGFRLPSAADNRPLKAEEFWQKVNQCIFVSATPGDWELEISEGHIADQIIRPTGVIDPEISVRPTEGQIDDLLGEIKDRVDLQERVLITTLTKRMAEDLTEYLQDHNIKVRYLHSEINSIERIEILQDLRAGKFDVLVGVNLLREGLDLPEVSLVAIMDADKEGFLRAERSLIQTIGRAARHIRGQAIMYADNMTGSMIKAIDETDRRRGIQMAYNRTHGITPQPIIKRSSNAILSFLDVSRRLNATDLKVVDEHIDELPLEEIPGLIGKLEAQMKDAAKKLEFEEAGKLRDRIKHLRDKMLGR, encoded by the coding sequence ATGACAGGATTTTGTCTTCAAGCTCCCTTTATTCCCACAGGCGACCAACCACAAGCGATCGCACAACTAACCAGCAGTATCCAATCTGGCAATCGTTACCAAACTTTACTCGGCGCGACGGGAACCGGTAAGACATTTTCCATTGCCGCAGTCATTGAAAAAGTGGGTAGACCGACTTTGGTACTAGCCCATAATAAAACTTTAGCAGCCCAACTGTGTAACGAATTGCGAGAATTCTTTCCTCATAACGCAGTTGAGTATTTTGTCAGCTACTACGATTACTATCAGCCAGAAGCCTATATTCCGGTTAGTGATACTTATATTGAAAAAACATCTTCGATTAATGATGAAATAGATATGTTACGGCATTCAGCGACGCGATCGCTCTTTGAACGCCGTGATGTAATTGTAGTGGCTTCCATTAGCTGTATCTACGGCTTGGGGATTCCCTCAGAATACCTCAAAGCCGCCATCCCTTTCCAAATCGGGATGGAAGTCAACCAACGTCAAATTTTACGAGATTTGGCATCAGTACAGTATAGCCGCAACGACATAGAAATGGGTCGGGGACGTTTTCGCGTCCGGGGTGATGTCTTAGAAATTGGTCCCGCCTACGAAGACCGAATTATTCGTGTAGAATTCTTTGGCGATGAAATAGACGCGATTCGTTATATCGACCCCGTGACAGGGGAAATTATCCGCAGTTTGGAAGCTGTAAACGTTTACCCAGCGCGTCACTTTGTCACCCCACAAGAACGCTTAGAGATAGCTTGTGATGAAATTGCAGCCGAATTAAAGCAGCAACAAGCCGAACTAGAACAAGCGGGAAAATTATTAGAAGCACAACGCATCGACCAACGGACACGCTATGATTTGGAAATGTTGCGCGAAGTTGGTTTCTGTAACGGCGTAGAAAACTATTCTCGCCACTTAGCAGGAAGACAAGCCGGCGCACCCCCAGAGTGTTTAATTGATTATTTTCCCAAAGATTGGCTGTTAGTTATCGATGAATCTCACGTTACAGTACCCCAAATTCGCGGTATGTATAACGGCGACCAAGCCAGAAAAAAAGTTTTAATTGATCATGGATTTCGACTTCCCAGTGCTGCTGATAACAGACCGTTAAAAGCAGAAGAATTTTGGCAAAAAGTAAATCAGTGCATTTTTGTTTCCGCTACACCAGGAGATTGGGAATTAGAAATATCTGAAGGTCATATTGCTGACCAAATAATTCGACCGACTGGGGTAATTGATCCAGAAATTTCCGTGCGTCCCACAGAAGGACAAATTGATGATTTATTAGGCGAAATTAAAGACAGAGTTGACCTTCAAGAGCGAGTGTTAATTACCACATTAACGAAGCGCATGGCGGAAGATTTGACGGAGTATCTGCAAGACCATAATATAAAAGTCCGTTATTTGCATTCAGAGATTAATTCCATTGAACGCATCGAGATTTTGCAAGATTTACGTGCGGGTAAATTTGATGTTTTGGTGGGTGTGAACTTGTTACGGGAAGGCTTAGACTTACCAGAAGTTTCCTTAGTGGCAATTATGGATGCAGATAAAGAAGGCTTTTTACGCGCCGAGCGTTCTTTAATTCAAACTATTGGGAGAGCAGCACGGCACATCAGAGGACAAGCAATTATGTATGCTGATAATATGACAGGCAGCATGATTAAAGCCATTGATGAAACAGATAGAAGGCGGGGAATTCAGATGGCTTATAATCGGACGCATGGAATTACACCGCAACCGATTATTAAGAGATCGAGTAATGCAATTTTATCTTTTTTAGATGTTTCCCGGCGATTAAATGCGACTGATTTAAAAGTGGTTGATGAACATATAGATGAACTGCCTTTAGAAGAAATTCCAGGGTTGATTGGGAAGTTAGAAGCACAGATGAAAGATGCAGCTAAGAAATTGGAATTTGAAGAGGCGGGAAAATTACGCGATCGCATCAAGCATCTGCGCGATAAAATGCTAGGGCGTTAA
- a CDS encoding S8 family serine peptidase, with amino-acid sequence MGKKLRWIIWGLSASCLSAPVLASSLQSSIGTNGIDALRLHQPPYDLLGRKIGIGQVEIGRPGMFGLDKAVSENRAISLAAVFLRNEPAKSNTGVDSHAYNVAGVMVSRDKALPGVAPRARLYSSGVGSTRNMGQPEECLTAQHIALQNGGDVRAINFSFGEPLSRDPRPNPVLDGQALLTLCLDWSTRVHDVLYAIAGNQGRGGIPIPTDNYNGINVAFSSRRGGIFNKVDVSNLAASKQGATARLAGKEFNIDGRRSIGLVAPGGNIPMLNPDGKLNKVTGTSFAAPQVTATVALLQEFGDRQLQNKQRYWTIDARRHQVMKAVLLNSADKLQDSGDGLRLGMTRTLIDKQNQNWLASDAYEDPQIPLDAQMGTGHLNTFRAYQQFSAGQWQPSSTVAAVGWNYGTVDVGSTVDYTFDKPLKQGSYASITLTWNRLVDLNDTNKNKQYDLGETFSDRGLNNLDLYLIKADAQNSDAGVVCSSVSKIDSVEHIFCPVPATGNYKIRVQFREQVNEATQPYGLAWWSVPKSALN; translated from the coding sequence ATGGGCAAAAAACTAAGGTGGATAATTTGGGGATTGAGTGCTTCTTGCTTAAGTGCGCCTGTACTTGCTTCCTCTTTACAAAGTTCTATAGGCACTAATGGCATTGATGCTCTAAGATTACACCAACCTCCTTATGATCTATTGGGGCGCAAGATTGGCATTGGTCAGGTGGAAATTGGTCGTCCGGGAATGTTTGGGTTGGATAAGGCAGTATCGGAAAATCGTGCCATTTCCTTAGCAGCAGTGTTTTTACGCAATGAACCAGCTAAATCTAACACTGGTGTTGACTCCCACGCCTACAATGTTGCTGGTGTAATGGTTAGTCGAGATAAAGCTCTACCTGGAGTTGCCCCAAGGGCGCGATTATATTCGTCTGGGGTGGGTTCTACAAGAAACATGGGTCAGCCAGAAGAGTGTTTAACAGCACAACACATAGCTTTACAAAATGGTGGTGATGTCCGGGCGATTAATTTTAGCTTTGGTGAACCTCTTAGCCGTGATCCCCGTCCTAATCCTGTTTTAGACGGTCAGGCTTTACTAACTTTATGCCTAGACTGGTCTACTCGCGTTCATGATGTTCTCTATGCGATCGCAGGTAATCAAGGCAGAGGAGGTATTCCCATTCCCACAGATAATTATAACGGAATCAACGTTGCTTTTTCATCCCGCCGAGGAGGTATTTTTAATAAAGTTGACGTTTCCAATCTGGCTGCTAGCAAGCAGGGAGCCACTGCTCGGTTAGCTGGTAAGGAGTTTAATATCGATGGTCGTCGTTCTATCGGTTTGGTTGCACCGGGAGGTAATATTCCCATGCTCAATCCAGATGGTAAGTTGAATAAGGTGACAGGGACAAGTTTTGCCGCGCCTCAAGTTACCGCCACTGTGGCTTTGTTGCAGGAATTTGGAGACCGACAGCTACAGAATAAACAACGCTATTGGACTATTGATGCTCGCCGTCATCAAGTGATGAAGGCTGTATTGTTGAATTCAGCAGACAAGTTGCAAGATAGTGGTGATGGCTTGCGCCTGGGGATGACTCGGACGCTGATTGATAAACAAAATCAAAACTGGCTGGCTTCTGATGCTTATGAAGACCCCCAAATTCCCTTGGATGCTCAAATGGGAACGGGTCATTTAAATACTTTTCGAGCTTATCAGCAATTTAGCGCTGGTCAATGGCAGCCATCTAGCACAGTCGCTGCTGTTGGTTGGAATTATGGCACGGTGGATGTGGGTTCTACTGTAGATTATACCTTCGATAAACCTTTAAAACAGGGCAGTTATGCCAGTATTACTCTGACTTGGAATCGGTTAGTTGATCTAAATGATACTAATAAAAACAAGCAATATGATCTGGGGGAAACTTTTAGCGATCGCGGTTTGAATAACCTCGACTTATACTTAATCAAAGCAGATGCTCAAAATTCAGATGCTGGGGTTGTTTGTAGCTCAGTTAGTAAAATTGACAGTGTAGAACATATTTTCTGCCCTGTTCCTGCTACTGGTAATTATAAAATCCGTGTCCAGTTCCGTGAACAGGTCAACGAAGCCACTCAACCCTATGGTTTAGCTTGGTGGAGTGTTCCGAAATCTGCTTTAAATTGA
- the tmk gene encoding dTMP kinase — MAGKFIVFEGVEGCGKTSQMQLCCQWLQNLGISVVVTREPGGTELGLHLRRLLLEKVENQPIAEVTELLLYAADRSQHVEQELKPNLAAGKYILCDRYTDSTTAYQGYGRALNMSLINQLNYIATAGLESDLTIWLDVDVEVGLARKQGDKFDRIEQETIDFHRRVQQGYSELAASYPSRIIRVDGSLSQAAVQEIIQEILREKLEL; from the coding sequence ATGGCGGGTAAATTCATTGTATTTGAAGGGGTGGAAGGCTGCGGAAAAACTAGCCAAATGCAGCTTTGTTGTCAATGGTTGCAAAATTTAGGTATCTCCGTGGTTGTGACTCGTGAACCAGGGGGAACAGAGTTAGGCTTACATCTGCGCCGGCTTTTACTAGAGAAGGTAGAGAATCAACCAATTGCTGAGGTGACAGAATTATTATTGTATGCTGCTGACCGGTCACAACACGTAGAACAAGAACTCAAACCCAATTTAGCAGCAGGAAAATATATATTGTGCGATCGCTACACTGATTCTACCACTGCCTACCAAGGTTATGGTCGGGCTTTGAACATGAGCTTAATTAATCAACTCAACTATATTGCTACTGCTGGGTTAGAAAGCGACTTAACTATTTGGCTAGATGTTGATGTGGAGGTGGGACTAGCTAGGAAACAAGGCGATAAGTTTGACCGTATTGAACAAGAGACAATTGATTTTCATCGGCGTGTTCAGCAAGGTTACTCAGAGTTAGCCGCATCTTATCCATCTCGCATTATACGGGTTGATGGTAGTTTAAGTCAAGCAGCAGTGCAAGAAATAATTCAGGAAATTCTGCGGGAAAAGTTGGAATTATGA